The Verrucomicrobiota bacterium region CGCACCGTTTAGGAGCGTCTGATAAACAACGCAGTACCCTTTGGTCAGCGCGAGCAATTTCTCTCGTTGAGCTGAGGTCGCGTCGGTGTCCAGGGAGATGTACAGCCGGATCTGCTTGAAGCCGACCGGCACATCCTTCGCGACCGCCAACGTGCCTCGAAAGTCGAGGTCGCCTTCGGCGACCAGGGTCCCGCCGCGCACCTCAATGCCCAGGGAGGTGGCGACGGCGCCAAGGGTTACGCCGGCGCAGGCGACCAGGGCTTGCAGCAGCATGTCCCCCGAGCACGCCGCCAAACCGGCGCCCCCCGTGGCGGGGTGCAGTCCAGCTTCAACCAGGGCACGGCCGGTTGCGATGCTGCACGTGACATTTTCCCCAACCGTTCCCTCGGCCCGGAGGGTCACCATCGCAGATTCGGGGTCGGCAACGTACTTTTGTTTGAGGGGTGCCTGCCGCGCTCGAAGTTGCTCGCGATCCATAAGGTTCACAGTGGAGGTTCAGACTGGACCGGTTCCCTTCAGG contains the following coding sequences:
- a CDS encoding OsmC family protein, which gives rise to MDREQLRARQAPLKQKYVADPESAMVTLRAEGTVGENVTCSIATGRALVEAGLHPATGGAGLAACSGDMLLQALVACAGVTLGAVATSLGIEVRGGTLVAEGDLDFRGTLAVAKDVPVGFKQIRLYISLDTDATSAQREKLLALTKGYCVVYQTLLNGADVMVTL